A region of Thermosinus carboxydivorans Nor1 DNA encodes the following proteins:
- a CDS encoding 2-hydroxyacid dehydrogenase — translation MAQFNVYVTRRIPDTALDVLRQRCNVEVNPEDRVLTRDELLAKVTGRDAVLCLLTDTIDDAVLAAAGKQCRIFANYAVGYNNIDVAAATKRGIFISNTPDVLTAATADMAWALLFAVARRVVEGDKFTRAGKFHGWGPLLMLGQEVTGKTVGIIGAGRIGAAFARRAKGFDMKILYTGRSRKPDFERETGATYVDFDTLLREADFISLHVPLTPETYHLIGERELKLMKPTAILINTARGPVVDEKALVAALRRGEIWGAGLDVFENEPALAEGLAELDNVVIPPHLGSATLETRTKMGLVAVENILAALDGRMPPNCLNPEARNFQ, via the coding sequence ATGGCCCAATTTAATGTCTATGTGACCCGCCGGATTCCGGATACGGCGCTGGACGTTTTGCGCCAGCGCTGTAACGTGGAAGTCAATCCCGAGGACCGCGTCCTAACGCGCGACGAATTATTAGCCAAGGTCACCGGCCGGGACGCAGTGCTATGTCTGCTTACCGATACGATTGATGACGCCGTGCTGGCTGCGGCCGGCAAACAATGCCGCATTTTTGCCAATTATGCCGTCGGTTACAATAACATTGACGTGGCGGCCGCCACTAAGCGGGGCATTTTCATCAGCAACACCCCCGATGTGCTTACCGCTGCCACGGCTGACATGGCCTGGGCGCTCCTTTTTGCCGTAGCGCGGCGGGTCGTGGAGGGCGACAAGTTTACCCGGGCCGGCAAATTCCACGGCTGGGGGCCGCTCTTGATGCTTGGACAGGAGGTAACAGGCAAGACGGTGGGCATTATTGGCGCTGGTCGTATTGGTGCCGCTTTTGCCCGGCGGGCCAAAGGGTTTGACATGAAAATTTTGTACACTGGTCGCTCCCGTAAGCCGGACTTCGAAAGGGAAACAGGCGCGACTTACGTTGATTTTGATACGCTGCTGCGGGAAGCCGATTTTATCTCGCTCCATGTGCCGCTCACGCCAGAAACGTACCATTTGATCGGCGAGCGGGAGCTCAAGCTGATGAAGCCTACGGCCATCCTTATCAATACGGCAAGGGGACCGGTGGTTGACGAAAAAGCGCTGGTAGCGGCGCTGCGACGTGGTGAGATTTGGGGAGCCGGTCTTGACGTCTTTGAAAACGAACCTGCATTGGCGGAGGGCCTGGCCGAGCTCGACAATGTCGTCATTCCGCCGCATTTAGGCAGTGCTACTTTGGAGACGCGTACCAAGATGGGACTTGTCGCGGTGGAAAACATTCTTGCCGCCCTGGACGGCCGGATGCCGCCCAACTGTCTTAATCCCGAAGCAAGAAATTTCCAGTAA
- a CDS encoding aminopeptidase: protein MDPRIATLAHNLITYSTDLKPGEKLLIEVFDNALPLAKALVDEAYAAGALPFVTLKNNTLQRALLRGATAEQLKLIGQWESERMKAMDAYIGIRASDNVSELSDVPPEKLQLYQQHWSKPVHTDIRVPFTKWCVLRYPNAAMAQLANMSTEAFEDFYFNVCNLDYARMGRAMDPLVALLEKTDKVRIIGPGTDLTFSIKGIGAVKCCGLRNIPDGEVYTAPVRNSVNGVLSYNTPAVYQGVTYENIRFEFQEGKIVRATANDTEKINKVLDTDEGARYIGEFALGVNPYIEKPMKDTLFDEKIKGSFHFTPGNAYDKTFNGNRSAIHWDLVCIQNPEYGGGEIWFDDRLVRKDGRFVLPELSGLNPENLV, encoded by the coding sequence TTGGATCCGCGCATTGCGACGCTAGCCCATAACCTCATTACCTATTCTACCGACCTGAAACCTGGCGAAAAACTTCTCATTGAAGTCTTCGACAATGCCCTGCCGCTGGCCAAGGCGCTTGTCGATGAGGCTTATGCCGCCGGCGCCCTGCCTTTTGTCACCCTCAAAAACAACACCCTGCAGCGGGCGCTATTGCGCGGCGCCACCGCCGAACAGCTTAAGCTGATTGGCCAGTGGGAAAGCGAACGCATGAAGGCAATGGACGCCTATATCGGCATTCGGGCCAGCGACAATGTGAGTGAACTGTCCGACGTGCCGCCGGAGAAGCTGCAGCTTTATCAGCAGCACTGGTCCAAACCTGTCCATACCGACATCCGCGTCCCCTTCACCAAATGGTGTGTCCTGCGCTACCCCAACGCCGCAATGGCCCAACTGGCCAACATGAGTACCGAGGCCTTTGAAGACTTTTATTTTAATGTCTGCAACCTTGATTATGCCCGCATGGGCCGGGCGATGGATCCTCTCGTCGCCCTCCTGGAAAAGACGGACAAAGTACGCATCATCGGTCCCGGCACGGATCTCACCTTTTCGATTAAGGGCATCGGCGCCGTCAAGTGCTGCGGCCTTCGCAACATCCCCGACGGCGAAGTGTATACGGCACCTGTCCGCAATTCGGTCAACGGCGTCCTTTCCTACAACACGCCTGCCGTCTACCAGGGCGTCACTTACGAAAATATCCGCTTTGAGTTCCAGGAAGGCAAAATTGTCCGCGCCACCGCCAATGATACCGAAAAAATTAATAAGGTTCTTGACACTGACGAAGGCGCCCGGTATATCGGCGAGTTCGCGCTGGGCGTTAATCCCTATATTGAAAAACCGATGAAAGATACCCTATTTGATGAAAAGATTAAAGGCAGCTTTCACTTCACGCCCGGCAACGCTTACGACAAGACCTTCAACGGCAACCGTTCGGCTATTCACTGGGATTTGGTATGTATTCAAAATCCGGAGTATGGCGGCGGCGAAATTTGGTTTGACGACCGGCTGGTGCGCAAAGACGGGCGGTTTGTCCTGCCTGAACTCTCCGGCCTAAATCCGGAAAATCTGGTATAA
- a CDS encoding PAS domain-containing sensor histidine kinase, with the protein MNIRSWDFWARILMVLAVAAIIVGMGAAYFTAKYRALVAEQRSSTRQVANDLELHFNGRLLALKLLATDPDIRSLDPDRAQPKLAQAMKVLDCYRIAIADPQGNVVVNGRDEPAQVHDLDSFFAAARGRPVISDRIIFAGLSDAFVSLRVPVYDDHDKVIAVLLAGVSLDEVAKTAGAVPVKAKHYIFVIDSVGRLLCHPRINEIYPEKPDFTVNGKLVFAPDDGYVITQSYLDGIEKLFVFTNVKNTGWRVVMATPIMDVYAAILRDSLPDIGLFGLIMLSLGLGYGRLRQARRYRELVEAVRLERLASVGQLAAGIAHEIRNPLTSVKGFIQLIMARGDRPVPRDYLEIILTEIERIEKLIREFHLLARPPQTPQFALLNLRVVLHDVVLLMESQALSKNVALEFMPGEDVTVCGDVSQLKQVWINLLRNAIEAAPQGGSVDIALRADGNWAVVTVTDNGPGIPEDILPHLGTPFFTTKQDGTGLGLSVCYSIVQNHGGNIRVNSRPGEGATFTVQLPLADNTAHISATTGRKTKGGLAK; encoded by the coding sequence ATGAATATCCGCTCCTGGGATTTTTGGGCTCGCATATTGATGGTTTTGGCCGTCGCCGCAATTATCGTCGGCATGGGCGCCGCCTATTTTACCGCCAAGTACCGGGCGTTGGTGGCCGAGCAGCGCAGCAGCACGCGGCAGGTGGCGAATGATTTAGAACTCCACTTCAATGGCCGCTTGCTGGCGCTCAAACTGTTGGCAACCGATCCCGACATCCGCAGCCTGGATCCGGATCGGGCCCAGCCTAAGCTGGCTCAGGCGATGAAGGTGCTCGACTGTTATCGCATAGCTATTGCGGATCCGCAGGGGAATGTGGTTGTTAATGGGCGCGATGAGCCGGCCCAAGTGCATGACCTGGACAGCTTTTTCGCTGCTGCCCGGGGCAGGCCCGTCATTTCCGACCGCATTATTTTCGCCGGGTTGAGTGATGCTTTCGTCAGTCTGCGTGTTCCGGTTTATGATGATCATGACAAAGTAATAGCCGTTTTACTGGCCGGCGTCTCGTTGGATGAAGTGGCTAAAACCGCAGGGGCGGTGCCGGTTAAAGCCAAACATTATATTTTTGTCATTGACAGTGTAGGCCGACTTCTTTGCCATCCCCGCATCAACGAAATTTATCCGGAAAAGCCCGATTTTACCGTCAATGGCAAACTGGTTTTTGCGCCAGACGACGGTTATGTCATTACCCAATCTTATTTAGATGGTATAGAAAAGTTATTTGTCTTTACGAATGTAAAAAATACCGGCTGGCGGGTCGTTATGGCTACCCCCATTATGGATGTATACGCGGCTATCCTGCGGGATTCACTGCCAGATATCGGGTTATTTGGTTTGATTATGTTGTCATTGGGCCTGGGTTACGGCCGCCTGCGGCAGGCGCGGCGTTACCGGGAACTGGTGGAGGCGGTGCGACTGGAGCGCCTAGCCAGTGTCGGCCAGCTCGCGGCCGGTATTGCCCATGAAATCCGCAACCCGCTTACGTCGGTTAAGGGCTTTATCCAGTTGATTATGGCCAGGGGTGACCGGCCTGTCCCGCGGGATTATTTGGAAATTATTCTTACCGAGATTGAACGCATCGAAAAACTGATCCGGGAATTTCACCTTCTGGCCCGGCCCCCGCAGACGCCGCAATTTGCATTATTAAATCTGCGGGTCGTTTTGCATGACGTTGTACTGCTGATGGAGAGCCAGGCCTTGAGTAAAAATGTCGCTCTGGAGTTTATGCCGGGTGAGGATGTAACAGTTTGCGGCGATGTGTCGCAGCTTAAGCAAGTGTGGATTAACCTTTTGCGCAACGCAATCGAGGCGGCGCCCCAAGGCGGCAGTGTCGATATCGCCCTCCGCGCTGACGGAAACTGGGCCGTCGTTACCGTGACCGACAATGGTCCTGGTATTCCGGAAGATATTTTGCCACATCTCGGCACGCCCTTTTTTACCACGAAACAGGATGGCACCGGCTTAGGTCTGTCGGTATGCTACTCCATTGTCCAAAACCACGGCGGGAATATCCGGGTCAACAGCCGGCCAGGCGAAGGCGCTACTTTCACCGTGCAGCTGCCGCTCGCTGACAATACTGCCCACATATCAGCCACGACCGGCAGGAAAACTAAGGGCGGTCTGGCGAAATAA